In the genome of Haemorhous mexicanus isolate bHaeMex1 chromosome 22, bHaeMex1.pri, whole genome shotgun sequence, the window TCAGGGCTCATCATGGTGATGATCCTGCAGGAGGGATGGCAGTGAGGGGATGTTTCCTGGCCCTCACAGCACCACTTGAGTGCTCCCAGGCTCCTGGGGGACCGCGGCCAGGCCCAGCCCCACTCACCCATCAAAGGAGGAGCTGGTGCAGTCATAGACCATCTCGCGGTTGCCCTTCATCTGCAGATATGTCTCGCAGTTGTCACAGCCATCATACTCGAACTGGTCGATGGTCTAAGGGAACAAGGGTGTTGGGGACCGGAACCAGCCGGGAGCCGAGTGGACACGGGGCCGGGGAAAAGGAGAGATCCCCGGGAAGGAGCGTTCAGGACCAGGGCCGGGGCGGACGGGAATcgcccagaggctgcaggaggcagaggagggagagaggctcAGGCGGGGAAAGGCCGTGGCAGGAGCCGGGAGGCCGGGCCGGGGTCGGAGGGACAGACCAGGCCGGGGAGGAGGGCCTAGTCGGGAAGGGCCGGGACAAGGAGGGCCAAAACGGGCGGGGAAAGGGTCGGGAAGGGCAGAAAGGCTCGGACCGGGGCCGAGAGGAAATAGAGCCGATGCAGGGAAGGGCCGGGGCCGGAGCGAGGAGGCCCGAGCCGACGTGGTGGGGCTGGGTCAGGGAGTGTCGGGGTCGGGTAAAAGGGCTCGGCAGGGGCGGCAAGGCTTAAGCCGGGCGGAGGAAGGTCCGGAGCCGGCGGGGAGCAatgcctgtgccagcccctgtctctgtccccttCCCGGTCCCACCTTGAcgagggagcagagcaggcaggcgCGCAGGTGCCGCAGGTCCTTGGGGACGGTCTCCAGCGAGATCGCGGCCATAGCTGCACCGCTCTCATTCTGCGGCTGCGCAGCGGCCCCGGACCCGCcccgggaacgggaacgggaacggaCCCGCCCCGGGCCCgagcgggggcggcgggcggggtTTCTGTCACGGCTGGGCCGGGCCCGAGCACAGCCCCTCACACAAAGAACAAACGCAGGCAGCAGACCAGTACATGGATAAATATATtagtaaataaatatatttctgagCACATCAGCATATTCACACATCTTTGTGTTTATCGGACATAAATACACAGttttgcatatatatataaaatgggtttttttttggtttttttttttcccccgtgTGTGGtcgtttttttttcctgggtcaTAATTTATTCCCAAACCCCGACAGCCAGCATagattcagcaaaaaaaaacaaacgaAACAAATAGCAACAACAAGACGAACCGATATTCACATTTCTGAAGGATCTGAAGGATTTGTGCAGGAGGGGAGATATCCAGCCAACCCGACCATATGGCCAGTTCAGGGGGTGTGAGCTTTTGGGAAGGGGGTCCCAGCAGAAGGACTGGGCCTTCAGTTTGGATAGAGGGAGCTTGGGATGCTCTGGCTTCCATCAGTTTTTGGCTGTGACCTGGGatgcaaagaaggaaaataagctCTGCATCACTGCAAGAATGCTGGAGAAATTCCACGGTGGAGCCCACAGGCACCGAGCACTCAAAAGCATCACCCGGAAGCAAGAGGTAAAGAACTGAGAGGAACCATTCCCTATTTTCTCAGATACTGCTTCTTCCCTTCCAGGCAGCCAAGGATAGTCATCCATCTACTGAAGAGGATCTTTCAAACCCAAGTTCCCAGACagttcctccctctcctccaccTGAGCCCCCACCGATGCAGACCTGCACTCCAGGATTTCCTATGTGAACAGGAGCAGCAGCGTAAGGTTGGGGAAGGGAGACACCTGGAAGcaggtgctgccctggcagcctggTAATACTGCAGTGGGGAGTGGAGAGGGTGCAGCTTTCCCAAAGAAGCTTGTGGCTCTCACAATTTCAGGAATCTCCTCTTCTGTTAGGGATaaggagggaaagagaggaCTTTAGAGCTGCACTTGTTCTTTCGAGCAGTGAAATGCATCCCTGGAGGCTCTCTGCCTTCCTGACTCCTAAATAAAGCAGTGGGAGCACCCTGACTTCATGACCCTCCCCCTCTGTTAAGCCTCTGAGCCCTCCAGGATGGTCAAGGACATAGGGACCTGGTTCAGACAAACCACAGACCAGGAGCACAGGAAGCCCAATGGGGTGAGTCCAGACCCACTCCTAGATTTTTCCTGTAGTTAAGACTGACTTCCCTGCACAGGAGAAAACTTTCTGAGCTTGTGTCTTCTGCTTCCACTGTAGGACAAACAAGAGCCTGGAAAGGTCTGAATCTAATTCTGCTGGGTGCTTTGAAGAAGGAAATTCAGCTCTTCCCTAGACTGAAAAGGTCCCACACAGCCTGGTCACAAGGAGACAAGGAATGAGCACTACAAGAGAATAATGTTGGGTTTAAAATAGTGCTATTGGCTGATCACTTGACTGTCAGGGACTGATTAGCAGCTGGGACAAAGATGCCTTTTTCGAGGATTAAGGGCAGCAAACCCTGTAAAAACCTTTCCCACCAACAAAGGAAGGCAGAGGATTATCCTAAACTGGGACTACATCACCAGAGCGCTCTCttgagaagctgctgcttcaaAGAAAGACACGGGAAGCTTTACTGAGCAGAAGGGAAAGTCTGTCCCTACATCAAGTTTCAAACTGTTAAGAGTTATCTTTAGCTCCAGTGTTGTATCCTCACCAATGCTTCCTTGTGCTTGGAAGCACCTGGTGCCACAGAAAACGTGCACTTCACATGGGAATCTGGCTGATTCTTTGGCCTGACTGATTATTTAGGGCAATGAACCTGACGGGGATTCTCTGCTGTTTGAAAGCTGCATGGGTTATGTTTTGAATTTGgcaggttttattttgcttgaaTGTCTGCAAATTATGAGATGTAGGAAATAAGAACTAGTGACATTcagaaaaatccaaaatattcATAAATGTAGGGGAGGGGGAATGTAATAAACTAGAGCCTGATGATTTCTCAAGTTTTATCCCTGCATCATCAAAATGttggaaaagacagaaaaatccttttgaagGATTTCAGGAGTCTCAGAATATGAAGTTTAGGCTGGGTGATGGATAGGGCTCTGCTCTTCATTTATTATGGAGGCTTTTGCTGGGAATTTTTGCTGTGTCTTGGGGCAatgagaggaaggagagaagcaggaaCCACATGAACTCCAGAATTTTGTATGACTCCTGTGATGGGGACATCTAACATATGTTTGAAATATGCTCTTAACAGGGCTGGCCATGACAGTTTTTTGAGGGTAGGTGGAGGAGTTAGGGGGTAAGTGAGAGACTTTGTTCACATTGCCAGATGAGAGGGTGGATTCTTTGCAATGGAAAGAGTCTgacccagctccttcccagaaATGCTGACGTCCCTGTGTCTTCCCCTCTCCTGCTACTGGCAAACAGTCAGTGGCTGAGACGGCGTCAGCTGAGGGACACTGAGGTGACCAAAAGTGATGAGAGCTCTTGGTTTCCACTGAAGTCAGAAGCAGCACCTTGCAGGGCAGCCCTATGAGCGGTGAGATGGAGAGTAGCTTGTTCCTGTGTCTGAAATAAGCATGAAAAAGTTAATTGAAGAAATCTGGCTTTTGACCTAAGTGAGGAAATGAAGTCAGGAGCTACCAGGCCACAGAAAGTAATTTCTGCAGCTTTTGGTCTTGAAGGCttgtttatttttgcagtgtttAGCAAAACCTTCTGTGGCATGATCACGCCAAAATAGCAGCTTGCACTCACTCGGTGAGCTCTCCCtgggagccctgcccagctcggagcgGTGCCACGGGATGATGAggggctgcctgtgcctccAGAGGAGACAGCCCggagagcagggctctgtcTGTGTGACCGTGGAGACGTGTCAGGAGACCATGAGTGGCCCATTGCTCTTGCCAGTCTGtgtctcagcagggcagggctgggcagagccacaTGTGAGCAACTCCATCAACATCTGTGTCCACTCCAACTCCCAGCAAGCAAACAGGCCAGTGTTTTATTAAACTGAGTGTTCATGGACATCCTGGACCTCCTCTTCAGATCCTGCAttcaaagaaaaggagaaagaaaagtgtCAGCTACACCTGGCTGAACAttcccaggctctgcagtggcTGGGGGCTTGACCCTGTAATCCAGAGAACAGATGCTGCAGGAAAAACCACTAAGTGGAAGCTACTAAAAAGCCACTAAGCTACTgaaacaggctccccagggaatggtcccagccctgaggctgccagagctccaggagtgtttgaaCAACACTCCCGGGGATGCACAGGCTGGGATTGTTGTagtgtcctgggcagggccagggactggactggatgatccttgtgggtcccttccaattcagaatACTGCATGATTCTAGGAAGTTTCTCTCAGTTTTTCAGAGGGAATTTTCTGGCCACCTCCCAGCCAGTTTATTCCTCTGAGGTGAAGTACAATAAAATCTTAAGACATCAAGCTACTCCTTATACATTTCAGAGGAGGCAGGCTAAGGGAACCCTAGGATTCACATCACTGCTTGGTGTTTACTTTTGAGGCTTTTTAATGTTTGCTCTTTGTGAAAATCTGTACTGCTGATTCaaaaattattaggaaaagaaaataacaccAATTCACATGTCACAGAGCCAGGGGGCGGCAACAGAAAGTCCAGGCAGtaagagcagagagcagagatgcAAGACAGGAATGACACATGTTCCACAGTGTTCTAGAGGTTGCACAAATTGCttctgagcccagctcaggccCAGGCTCTTGCCAACCCCTTCTGCCTGGAGAATTACTGATAGGCAGGTGCTGGGCAGTTTACTTGGAAACATGCAACAAAAGGGCTGCCTAAAAAGGTACACCCAAGTCACTGCTCCAGACAGCTCCTTTCTCTCTAAGTCACTGCCTGTTGTCACACACACCACTATCCCTTCCCAGATGTCTCCAAGCCTGCCCAGAACTCTTACACAAGGTCAGCGTAGCCCAGCAAAGGCATACAGGCATTATTTTTCCTATCTCCCTTTTCGTGAATGTTTCTGAGATCAAAGGAATGAAATGCCCTCTTATAGATTCACTGAGGGCAATTCAAAACAGCTTTTCAGAACAGTCACAACAAATTCTTGTTGGTTATATATCGCCTATATACCTGCTCCAGCTGTAGGAGCAGAgccttgaaaattaaatatgtgggaagaaaacaaacaaatgagaTTCTGCTTGGAAAAGTGTAGCTAATCAAGGTGGGAA includes:
- the SUPT4H1 gene encoding transcription elongation factor SPT4 isoform X2, giving the protein MAAISLETVPKDLRHLRACLLCSLVKTIDQFEYDGCDNCETYLQMKGNREMVYDCTSSSFDGIITMMSPEDSWVSKWQRISTFKPGVYAVSVTGRLPQGYSMIL
- the SUPT4H1 gene encoding transcription elongation factor SPT4 isoform X1; its protein translation is MAAISLETVPKDLRHLRACLLCSLVKTIDQFEYDGCDNCETYLQMKGNREMVYDCTSSSFDGIITMMSPEDSWVSKWQRISTFKPGVYAVSVTGRLPQGIVRELKSRGVAYKSRDTAIKT